From the genome of Leptolyngbya iicbica LK, one region includes:
- a CDS encoding 2Fe-2S iron-sulfur cluster-binding protein, which translates to MPKVTAQGKTFDCEAGAILRTVLLQNGVELHNGQSKLINCRGLGSCGTCAVQIEGEVSAVNWRDRTRRSLPPHHPDRDLRLACQTRVLGDVRVTKYTEFWGQGAEPQWTPEGNVVDW; encoded by the coding sequence ATGCCCAAGGTGACGGCGCAGGGGAAAACGTTTGATTGCGAAGCGGGCGCAATTTTGAGAACGGTGTTGCTGCAAAACGGCGTTGAGTTGCATAACGGTCAGTCCAAGCTGATTAACTGTCGCGGGCTGGGCAGTTGTGGGACTTGTGCCGTGCAGATTGAAGGGGAAGTGTCGGCGGTGAATTGGCGCGATCGCACTCGCCGCTCGTTGCCGCCCCATCATCCTGATCGCGATTTGCGGCTGGCCTGTCAAACCCGCGTGTTGGGCGATGTGCGCGTCACCAAATACACCGAGTTTTGGGGCCAAGGGGCAGAGCCGCAGTGGACACCGGAAGGGAACGTGGTCGATTGGTAA